TGTCAAATTCTTAAAAGGAGAGTATAGTATCTATGgacattacccacaaaagtctGAGTTACTAGTTCAACTTTCTTCCTATGCTAGAAGTGAATATGGTGAAGAAAACTATTGGTGTGTACGTTTCATGTTTATAAAGctattttcaattcaaaaataatGTTGGCCATAGGCTAAAGATACAATACCTTCAGCTGCTGGAATAGTAAGTCACAACATgtcaaaaaacagaaaaaggcaaagaacaaataaacaaaagcatGAGAAAGTACCTCAAGCTTTCTTGATTGAGCTTCTGCTTTTGCATTTTGTAGGTTGACCCAAGCTTGAATCTTTGCTTCTTCTCTTTGATACCTgtaacccaaaatcaaaattggtACCAAGATACTGCATAATACAAGTAAATGTCGCAACTTTACAACCCAATTACCTGAGACAGCACTTAgtcttttcctcttcttcccATGCAGCAGCTCTGGAGTCTGAAACACTTTTCCTGCACCCATTATCTTCCTCAAAATGCCTCAAGCTCTTTGATACTTGCTCTTCCTCCTCTTCCCTTGAGCTCCAATTCGACATGACCGAATCATATTGATTCCCAAGTTGTAACTTAGCTAAATGGCACTCTTGCAGCTGGGAAATGTCAATGGAACTATTGGTGCTGCTGCTAGAGTTCTCCAAGGTCAATGGTCCTGACCTATTTGCAGGCGTGTTATGGCGTGCAGGTGATGAACTTTTGAATGGTGTGGGGCACCTAGAAGTAGTAGAACTTCCTAAGGGAGTCATTTCTGTCCCAATATCCCTGTGATGCACCTCATGAACCACATCTGTACAGGCATCTTTCATAGTTGCACCAGCTGAATTTTTGAATAAGAACCCCTCTTTGGTTGGCTCTGAGTATCTAAACTTGGGCAAAATGGCTTCTATGTCGTCTGTGAATTTATCTGCATTAACAAATTTCAAATGGCCGTTATAGCAAACCTTGAAAATCTCCTATATATAATCTGGATATTCAACAACTTAATTCAAGTTTTACTGGCAGCCAAATACATGCTAAGTTGAAACAATCTCCTACATTGTTTGATAAACCTTTATGCAACAAGGAAACCCGCTGGGTTGTGTACCAAAcagaaaatatataatcaatCAAATAGTAGAGCAAAAGTACACAACTTTTAAGCAGTAAAAGTTGAAATGGGTATCCTTACCTTTTAGAAGTACATCCGTGGAGGCTGAGATCCCATTGAGAGCTGTAACTGAGTTATGTTGGTCCAAAGATGCTGCTGCAGACCCTTGAAAGCTTGAGACAACTTTTGAGACCTTTTCTTCAGTGACCCTTGATTTCTCCGCAAAGATCTCCACCTGTTGCTTAAAGTTATCACAGTACTGTTTGGTTAGCTTTGAGGAGTCTGATGGCTTTATGTTATTATGAGCGGGAGAGTCATGGCAAGAGCTACTCATTAGCCACTTCTCAGCATCATCCCACTTTGAAGGAAAGCttttccttgaatgattcccaACAGCACTAAAGCTGAAAACTGGTCTACCAGGAGTTGAAGGAGCCTCTAATCTCCTCTGGCTAGTAACTGAATTCACTCCCTCTCTTTTCCTCTGAGCTGAAACCTCAAGAAAGCCTCTGCCTTCTGTGATGTTGTTTGCCATTGGAAATGACTTGACAAAATCAGAAGTTTCTTTGAGATTAAGCTTGCAAAGTGGGTCAGGGAAGGTGTCTACAAATGGGTTGTCATTGCTTTTCCCATAGAAGCTTGTGTTGCCCTCTAATGGAGGTTCCTGAGAAAGAACATAAGAACAGTTGAACATGACTATCGTAACACAATGGAACATGGAAACGAGagaaacaataataaatgtGAAACCCTTACCCCGTTTGATGCAAACATAGATTGAGCTTGAAAGTATTTTGGGCTTGTGAGATCCATGGCCATGGGATGGAGGTTTGTGGGATCAGGGAGTTGGGGCTTAAGGAATCTCTTGTGTAGTCTCTTGTATGTTGGGCAACTGGTTTCCTCTGCATCATTTTGATATAAAATGCAGTGCCATGAGAAAAGTGACTGATGAGGAAGCAGTTGAACAGTATAGCTGAACAAGGAAAAAGCATTGACTGCTACTGTAGTCTAAAATACCATTACTAACCaataagtaaacaaaaaaattcgTAACTTTCTTGTGATTTATTGTGGttaatgtataataaaaatgactTTTGCAAAAAGAGGCATAAAATCAGGTTACTTCAATACATTCAGACAAGTTAATAAGTCTTGAAAATAATTGTGTcattctaccaaaaaaaaaaaataataattgtatcCTAACATAGTAGTAGTAGCATTGCTCATTAGCAATTGACTTACTTACATGGGAAAAACTTAGCCACTCGGGCAGCCAGGTAGCTCTCTTCAGAATCTAACAAAAGGGACATGAAATCCTGGGATAGTCCTAGTCTCTGAAGTAGATGAGGAAGGGGACGAAAGAGTACCCCATTATTAAAAGAAGAGGGGGGCTTTGGGAGGAGGAAAAAAGTACTCATGAGTCCTGATTGAGATAATACAATTTGATAAAACAATCAATTCAttcttttgtattctttttgGGAAGCTTCTCTTCTTATTGGCTTCAATCCCCTCttttagtgtgtaaaacacagtTTACAGGCTCTCATTGTGTTACACTCTAGGTAAGCACGACTTTTATCTGTCTTTTTGCTTCCATGCCACACCaactgttcttttttttcttatgcgTTTGGATGTATTAGCCAGagtataataataacaataaattaataaaataagatcTTGAGCGGGAATTTGCCAATTTGGAGCTTAAGGTAACACGTAACTAATAACTTCAAAGTCACAATCTTAGAGCATGTTTAGTTCTGATTCTGTTCACAAATTTATAATGCAGAGAACAAAGCTAAAAAACCCCATCTTGAACATTATTTTAGTAATTGATAATacgatattttttttgttgtatttccaaatccaaatcttGAGGGGAAAACAGTGAAAATAACATGGGATTCTGTTTTCCTTGTCTTGCCTTTTCTGTCTTACCCTTAAAAAAGATAGACTCTAGTGTGGTAGGAAGTACGGTACCATGCTTGACCATATTATAGGACTCTGCTTGTGTAGGGAGTCTAGGATTAAATGGCACAGGCCCAGGAACATAGAGTGCAAAAAGTGCCCAACTAGCTAGGATAATTAGCTGGGCTCATATAGTCGATAGAAATTCATGGCCGATATTATGGTCTTCGatcaattccttttttttaggtATATGATTAAGGCTGTCCAGTGACCCGGAATATTCGACCCGCCCGACCATATCTGCCCGACCCGAAGGTCCACAAGCTGATTCGAATGCATGTCTTGGTTGATCATGGGTCTTGTTTTAAGAAGAACTGATTATTCAATTTGGGATTTggattacaaaataattaaccCGAATAAACCGAATCGACTGGTACTTGGGTAACATAAAACAATCTTCTACTTACATCATGTGAGTCACATGCCTTGTGCTTTGGCTATTGGGTAACGTATAGCCGAGGGGAAACCAATCTAAACAGCCTTTTTTGGCACAAGTTCCCAATTTCAAATCCAACCATTCAAACCAAATCAAGATTCAAATTCTACAGTTACAATTACACTCTACAAACTCCTTTGAGTCATATCAGTAGACTTTAGCACAGTAGCACAAAGACACATCATATCAGTGATTCAGAGCAAAGCTAACAAATTACAAATCAACTGTTAAAATCAAAACTAATAACACAATCCAACGGTCACGATTATagatcaatttcttaattagaTATCTCAATCTCTGAATCTTATATCCCAATCCAACGACCTCagacgctctctctctctctctctctctctctctttagtctTCACTGAATGCAATGGCCTCAGtctctctcaatctcaatctcataTTTCTTAGACTcaaacgctctctctctctctctctctctctctctctctctctctctcatatcttTACCTGTTTCATACGAAATCTTCATCACTCTTCATTActcttcaatcttcactctTTAAAGGCTTTAATCTTTGATCTTCTCACCAATGAACCGACCACACTCTCAAACTCTCAATTCTCACTTTGCCTCTCTTTACTCCAAGGTCCAAACTCTAGTTTCTCACTAAAAGTTCTTCATACCTAGCCACCGCTGCCACCAGCACCCACTCCTCTCCCTACTGCCGATCATATGGGTTGAGCCGTTGAAGAGATCGTTATgtttaatatatgaaaatttagGGTATGTGTTCTTTTCtcgtctctcttttttttagccTCTCATTGATtatatttgttatgaaaatctactgttaaaatcaaataaacccaaagttttataatttgaaaccctatctaaaaaaagttgaaaccttaacaattttccttttgttctttgttcatttgtttgattaattttgttcctattttagttttattaaggAATTGAAAGTTGTACAAGTGAGGTTTTCAATCTTCAAACTTGAAACTCTAACACCCACGGTTTTTTAAGGTAtgatttttgtttccctttgttttttgtGCTCAAAGTTGGGATTTTGTTCTGTTTTTGTTAGAGACTTAGAGTTGATGCATGTTACTTGTTGTTATGGATGTGTTCAATGTTtctgcttttattatttagtaaaattttatttattatggaAATCTActgttaaaaatcaaataaactcaaagttttataatttgaaacactaactaaaaaaaaaaaaaaattgaaaccctaaccattttacttttgttctttgttcatttgtttgattaattatattcctattttaattttattcatgAATTGAAAGTTGTCTAAGTGGGGGATTCAGTCTTCAAATTCAAAACTCCAACACCCACAGTTTCTTTAAGGTGtgatttttgtttccctttgtgTTTAGTGTTAAAAGCTgggattttgttctttttttgttagagTTGATGAATGTAACTTATGATGTTGTGGTGGTTGCTGTTGTCATTTTCCTGTTTTTGTTTAATACATTTTGAGCACCAATGcttttgcttttattatttattgaaatttcatGCATCATATTGTTTGTATCTAGGTTCTATTTAGATTTATGTAGGATtcagttttatgttttatgttttatgttagagttttatgttttaggtaGGATACTGTATTTGGATTTAAGCATCAaagattttcctttttggtttgtgtgattattattattaattgttctTATTGTTCTGGATTgctaatatttatatttgaattttttaggtCACAGAACCCTCCACTAATGCACCCTCTGTTTCTACACAAGCTGATGGTTCTACTGCTACACAAGTTGATGTTTCTATTGCCACCCAAGCTAATGGTGCGATTGCCACCCAAGAGGTTGCTGTTACAACCCAAGCTGAAGCTACTGATGGTGAGTTGCCCCTAATTCCACCTAGCAAAGTGAGTAAGACTGGTACTAGTAATGGTAAGAAAAAGTCTTTAACTTAGAATCATTTTGAAAAGGTAAAGGTAGATGAGGGTGTCACTAAGGCTATAtgtaattattgtaaaaaaaatcatatcatgttGATAGAAAGAGTTGTGGTACTAGTAATTTGTTAGCTCATATGACAAATTGTCCCAAAAACCCTAATAGAGAAGATATAGGTAAAGGGCAGGAAACCTTAGCTTTTGAACCCAAAAATGATGGAGATGAAAGGTTCCAATTTGTGTCAACAACCTTTACTGTTGAGGCTTCTAAAAAGGCATTAGCtgaaatgattataattgaTGAGTTGCCTTTTAGGTGTGTTGAGGGGTATGAGTTTAAGAAATATGTGATTGGAATATTCCATCTTGTCAAACTGTGGCTAGAGATGTGATTGGAATTTATAATAGTGAAAGAGAGAAGCTAAGGAAATCCTTGAAGGGATGTAGGGTGTGTCTTACTAAGGACACATGGActtctattcaaaatttgaattatatgtgCCTCACATGTCACTTTATTGATGATGCTTGGAAGTTGCAtaagagaattttaaatttttgtcaagTTGAAGATCAAAAGGGGGAGACTATAGGTAGAAAGATTGAGATGTCTTTGCATGAGTGGGGTATTGATGGCATATTCACTTTGACAGTGGATAATGCTAGCTCCAATTTAaccacaattaatttttttcaaagagtAACAAAAGATTGGAATTGGATAGTTTTAGAAAATGAGTTCATGCACATGAGGTGTTGTGCCCATATCCTAAATCTTATTGTGGAGGAGggtttgaaagaaattgatgCATCTGTTGCTAGGGTGCGTGAAGCTATGAGATATGTGAAGTCCTCACCCAATAGAAATCAAACTTTTAGGAGTTTTATGCTTCCTTGAAACTGctgaaaaatttgagaaagtgtTCCTTAGAATAGACTTTGAAGATGATGGTTATTCGTCATACTTTAGG
The sequence above is drawn from the Castanea sativa cultivar Marrone di Chiusa Pesio chromosome 5, ASM4071231v1 genome and encodes:
- the LOC142634283 gene encoding uncharacterized protein LOC142634283 isoform X1 — protein: MAMDLTSPKYFQAQSMFASNGEPPLEGNTSFYGKSNDNPFVDTFPDPLCKLNLKETSDFVKSFPMANNITEGRGFLEVSAQRKREGVNSVTSQRRLEAPSTPGRPVFSFSAVGNHSRKSFPSKWDDAEKWLMSSSCHDSPAHNNIKPSDSSKLTKQYCDNFKQQVEIFAEKSRVTEEKVSKVVSSFQGSAAASLDQHNSVTALNGISASTDVLLKDKFTDDIEAILPKFRYSEPTKEGFLFKNSAGATMKDACTDVVHEVHHRDIGTEMTPLGSSTTSRCPTPFKSSSPARHNTPANRSGPLTLENSSSSTNSSIDISQLQECHLAKLQLGNQYDSVMSNWSSREEEEEQVSKSLRHFEEDNGCRKSVSDSRAAAWEEEEKTKCCLRYQREEAKIQAWVNLQNAKAEAQSRKLEVKIQRMKSNLEEKLMKRMAIVHRKAEEWRAAAQQQHSEQIGKASEQARKIISRHNSYFSGHSSCGCFPCNNHY
- the LOC142634283 gene encoding uncharacterized protein LOC142634283 isoform X2, whose protein sequence is MAMDLTSPKYFQAQSMFASNGEPPLEGNTSFYGKSNDNPFVDTFPDPLCKLNLKETSDFVKSFPMANNITEGRGFLEVSAQRKREGVNSVTSQRRLEAPSTPGRPVFSFSAVGNHSRKSFPSKWDDAEKWLMSSSCHDSPAHNNIKPSDSSKLTKQYCDNFKQQVEIFAEKSRVTEEKVSKVVSSFQGSAAASLDQHNSVTALNGISASTDVLLKDKFTDDIEAILPKFRYSEPTKEGFLFKNSAGATMKDACTDVVHEVHHRDIGTEMTPLGSSTTSRCPTPFKSSSPARHNTPANRSGPLTLENSSSSTNSSIDISQLQECHLAKLQLGNQYDSVMSNWSSREEEEEQVSKSLRHFEEDNGCRKSVSDSRAAAWEEEEKTKCCLRYQREEAKIQAWVNLQNAKAEAQSRKLELEMTI